The DNA region GCCCCAGCACAAAGACGCGGTTGAACAGCAGATTGCCTTCGAGCGGGATCGCGCGGGCGTTCATCTCCGCCGCCGTCCAGTAGCGCGCAACCTCGCCAATCGCGCCCGTGGCGAGTGGTTCGTAACGGGCAATCGCGTCCTGATAGCTGGGATCGGCCGACAGGATGATGCTGACGGTCAGATAACCCATCACCAGCACCAGCACGCCGATATAGCTCGCCAGCATCGACCGCGTGATGGTCGCAAGGCTGAACAACAGCGCTGATGACAGGATGAGGTTGGGAATGGCGATGACGAGGAAGGGCCAGGCATAGGTCGCAAAGCCGCCCGGCCCGACAGTCTCAGGGTCCACCCACGGCATCGCCGCGCCCAGCGCAATGCCGAGCGGCACAGCCATGTAACCGAGGATCGCAATCACCAGCCCGCCCAGGAAGCGACCGGCAAGGAAGTTTGTTCGCCCGACCGGCGTCGCCCGGATCATCGGGCCGAACCCCGTCGCATCATCACGCACCACGGCGTTGGCGACGAAGGAGGTGATGACGAACAGGTAGAACGTGCCCATCAAGGCCAGCGCGAAAGTCACCGCATAGGGCGAGTTTTCGTGCACCGAACCGGGCGTGCCGAAGCTGACATTGTCGCTGGCGCTGAGGCCGAAGCCGAGCAGGAAGAAGATCGCGACCGAGACCCAGAACACGGGGTTCTTCAGCTGGTAGCGGATTTCGAATGCAGCGATGCTGGCGGTGAGCATTTCCAGCGCTCCTTATGCGGCTTGAGCGGCAGGAGCGCGGCGGGTTTCGGCGAGCGTCGCGAAGTACACATCCTCAAGCCCGCCAGACACCGGCGTGAACCCTTCCGGCTGACTATCGCTGAGCACGTGCACCACGATGTCGCCCGCAAAGAAGCGGTGCGAAATGACTTCGTAGGCAGCCTGCATCTCGGCCAATTGCGTATGCGGCACGGTGCGCTGCCACACCCTCCCCTGCGTGGAGGCGATCAGATCATGCGGCGCGCCTTCCAGCCGCAGCTTGCCGCCTGCCAGCACCGCCATGCGCGGGCACAGATCGGCCACGTCATCGACGATATGGGTCGACAGGATCACCACCACATTCTCCCCGATCCCGGCGAGCAGGTTGAGGAAACGGTTGCGTTCTTCCGGATCGAGGCCCGCCGTGGGTTCATCGACGATGATCAGCTCCGGCTCGCCAATCAGCGCCTGGGCAATGCCGAACCGCTGGCGCATCCCGCCCGAAAAGCCGGCAATCGCCTTGCCGCGCACGTTCCACAGGTTGGTCTGATTGAGCAGGTGTTCGACCATCGCTTTGCGTTCGGAGGTGTTGTTCACGCCCTTCAGCACCGCCATGTGATCGAGCATCTGATACGCCGACACGCGCGGATAGACGCCGAAATCCTGCGGAAGATAGCCGAGCGTGCGGCGCAGCCGGTCAGGCTCGGCCAGCACGTCGATGTCGCCGAAGCGGATGCTGCCTTGGGTCGGCGCCTGTAGCGTCGCGATGGTGCGCATCAGGGTCGATTTGCCCGCACCATTGGGGCCGAGCAGCCCGAACATCCCCTTGGGGATCGTCAGCGTCACATCATCAAGTGCGCGCGTACCATTGGGATAGACGTGGCTGACGCTGTTGAGTTCAAGCATTGTAGTCCCCTGATTTTTAGCCCCTTTCTTTAATAGCACCAAGTCGCAGCCATGACAGCCGCGTTGGTGGAGCCTTGCGTGCAATTGATCGACGAGGTTGCCGTTCGTCGGGCCGCGTTGATCGTTGGTGGTGTGACTGCGCAGTCAGCCGATCAATTTGCGCGGGCCAGGGCCTTGTTCCGCCAGCTGATCATCGGGGTTCCAGATCGCGCAATGCGTGAGGCTGAGGCAGCCGCAACCAATGCACCCATCCAGCCGGTCACGCGTGCGGGTGAGTTCCGCGATGCGTTCATCCAGCCGCGCGCGGATCGCGGCGCTGATGGCCTCCCAATCATGTGTGGTCGGGGTGCGGCCTTGGGGCAGCTTGGCCAACTCCGCCTCGATCTCGGTCAGCGACAGGCCGAGCCGCTGGGCGATGAGGATGAAACTGAGGCGGCGGATGTCCGACCGCAGGAAGCGCCGCTGATTGCCACCTGACCGCACCGGCTCGATCAGGCGCTTGTCCTCGTAGAAGCGGATCGCCGAGACGCTGAGGCCCGTTCGGCGCGCGATCTCGCCGATGGAGAGGAGGTCGGATGGTTTGAGACGGGCAGTCATTGTGAGGCGTTCCGATAGAGCTTGACCTCAAGTTAGGTTGAGATTGCAGACTGGGCAAGGTGATTGATTCGCCCGCATCCCGGCGGGTGTTTCATCGACTTGAACGAAAGGACGCATCATGCCCAACGGCTATCTCGAACACATCAACATCACCGTCAGCGACATTGAACGCAGCGCCGCCCTGCTGCGCGATCTGATGGGTTGGCACGACCGCTGGCGCGGCCCGTCGCAGCTGGGCGGGGAGACGATCCATGTCGGCGGCGAAGCTGATTACATCGCGGTTTACACCAAGGGCGCTCCGCTGAAGCGCTTTAGCAAGGGGATGCCGCTCAACCATGTCGGGCTGGTAGTCGATGACCTCGACGCGGCCGAAGCGGTGGTCAAAGCCGCCGGGCTCGAGCCCTTCAACCATGCCGATTACGAACCCGGCCGCAGGTTCTATTTCTTCGATTGGGACGGGATTGAATTCGAGATGGTGAGCTATGCCTAGAGCAAGCCGGGTTGACTGGGAGTGGGCTGATGGGCCGCACCCCTGACCCACGGATCAGGCGTCCGGTCGATCGCCAGCGGCCCCTGCCATGCCCGGCACAGCGCCAGCGCCTCGTCCGGGGTGCCGCCCGTCCACTTTGCCTGATCGTCCGGAGCAAGCAGCACCGGCATTCGGGTGTGGACGGCGGCGGCGTCCGAGCCTTCGCTGTCCGTCATCACCATCGCATAGCACGCGCCCCACTCCTCGCTCTGCCGCCACACCCCGGCGGCGGCGAGGAGCGGCGCGTCCGGGACCGACAGCCACGTGCGCGTCATCCGCCCCTTGGCGCCTTCCGCCTCGGCCCATGCGGTGAGCGGGATGAGGCAGCGGCGTTCCTCGAAAGCGTGCCGCCAGAAGAAGGTGCCGAGCTTATCTGTGCGGGCATTGTTGACCGGCTTTGGCTTCAACGGCTGACCCTTGGCGCCCTTGAGCACCAGCGGGAAGCCCCAGGTCATGGGCCTGACCGCTCCGTCCGCCACGACGAGGCCCGGATAGCCGGGATAGACCTCCTCGGCGAAGTTCGCGCCCTCGGCCGCCGGCACCGCATCGAACCACGCGGCGACTTCGGTTACAGGCTTGGTCATGCGGTAGAGATTGCACATCGCGCGATCAGGCTCCCGCGTTGCCGACCACAAAGCACGCCGCCGCCATCAGCGCCCCGGCCCAGCGGTTCGACCGGAACCGGGCGAGCGGGTTCTCGGGATCATCCGTGTTAAGCGTAGCCACCTGCCAAGCGAGATGCGCCGCCACCGGCACCAGCGCCAGCAGCACCAGCGGATCGGGGCGATAGAGCCAGAAGCCCAGCCCCCACAGACCCACAGCGCCCGCATAGAATGCCGCCACACCGCCCGTCACCCGAGCGCCCATCGCCAGCGCGGATGAGCGGATGCCGACCATCGCGTCATCCTCGCGGTCTTGGAGGGCATAGATCGTGTCGTACCCAATCACCCAGGCGATGCACCCGGCATAGACCGCTGCCAGCGCTGGCCAATTGTCGAACCTGAGCTCGGTCCAGCCGACCAGCAGGCCCCAGTTGAACACCATCCCCAGCCACGCCTGCGGCCACCAGGTGATGCGCTTCATAAAGGGATAGGCCGCCACGAGGGCAAGGCTGCCGAGCGCGACCAACTGCGCCTGCCAGCGCAGTTGCAGCAGCACGGTCAGGCCGACGAGGCACAGCGCCAGCAGCCAGCCCCACGCGAGCCGCTTCGAAACCCGCCCGCTCGCCACCGGCCGCAGCGCCGTCCGCGCGACTTGCGCGTCGAGATCGGCATCGACGATGTCGTTATAGACGCACCCCGCCCCGCGCATGGCGATGCTCCCCAGCAGCAGCCAGCCAAGCAGCACCGGTTGCGGCCCCGCTCCCGCAAGCCATACGCCAAACACGCAGGGCCAGAACAGCAGCCACCAGCCAATCGGGCGATCAAACCGCGCCAGCAACGCCAGATCGCGCGGCAGTTGCGGCAGGCGGGCGACGAGGCCGCGATGTTCGCTGTCGGGGACGACCTGATCGGTCATGCCGATGCCTCGGCATTGGCAGCGCGCCATCCGATGATCGCCAGCACCAGCATCATCACGTTCCCCGCAAAGTCGAGCATCCCGATGCTGGTCAGCACCGGCACTTCGTAATGGAACCAGTAGTTGAAGCCGAAGAACGGCAGCAGCAGCACAGCGAAAACCGCAAAGCCCCGCGCGCTCCATCGCACCGCCAGCGCCATCAGCCCGAACAGCACCGCCTGCGCGCCGAAACAGGCTACGGCAAAGCGGGTGAGGAAGGTGTTGTCGCGATAGGGCTCGGTCACGCCGAGCGCGATTACGCTGGAGGGCGCAAACAACGCCCAGCCACCGAGCAGGAGGAAAACGGCGGCAATCCCGAATTGTGCGGTTCGCGCGGACATGGCTTGCTCCCTAGCGCTCCGTGCGCCTAGTGCAAAGCCATGCCTGCCACCCCCGCCTGGCCTCCGAAAAGCGCCCCGCGCCTGTTTGTTGCCGGACCTCTGGCGGCAGGCACAGCTGTGCGGATTGAAGGCAACCCGGCGCATTACCTCGCCCGCGTCATGCGAGTAGCGCCCGGCGATGCCGTGATCTTGTGCGACGACATGACCGGGGAATGGGCCGCACGCGTGATGGATGCGGGCAAGCGCGATGTGCTGCTCGACGTCGTGGAGAAGCTGCGCGAGCGTGAGGCGGTGCCGGATTTGTGGCTCTGCCCCGCCCTGCTGAAGAAGGACCGCTTCGACCTCATCCTCGAAAAGGCGACCGAGCTCGGCGCCGCGCGTATCCAGCCGCTCGTGACCCGGCGCTGCGTGGCGGACAAACTCAACCTCGAACGCGCCCGCACGATCACCACCGAAGCCGCCGAACAATGCGCCCGGACCGCGCTGCCTGAACTGGCTGATCCGGTGAAGCTCGACGCGCTGATCGCCAGCTGGCCGAATGACCGCGCGCTGTTCTTCGCCGACGAGAATGGGGGCGAGCCCGCCGTGCAGGCTTTCGCCTCTCTTGGCGAGTCCCCGCGTGGGCGGGGACCTCAGGCAGGTGAGCGCGAACCGGAAGAAGGCCCCCGCCTGCGCGGGGGCTCACAATATGCCAAGGCCGCCATCCTCACCGGCCCAGAAGGCGGCTTCGACGAGGCCGAGCGCGCCGCGATCCGCGCGCACCCGGCCGCCCGCCCCATCACCCTCGGCCCGCGCATTCTGCGGGGCGAGACCGCCGCCATCGCGGCGCTCGCAGCATGGATGGCCACTGCCGGGGATTGGTAGCGGCCCGCGCGCTCATCACTTTACGGCAAGACAATTCGGCTTCACCCCGCCAAACGCGAATTTGCCTTCCCACCGGCAAACCAGTTTTCTAAAGCAACCGGCCAGAGAGGGCCTCATTCCATGAGCACACGCGAAGCTTCCACTGCCGACGATCCGGTGATCGAAAGCCTCGACCAACTCGTCACGCCGATGCTGAAGGGCGAAAAACCGCCCGAGCGCTGGCGCATCGGCACCGAACACGAAAAGCTGGTCTACAAGCATTCGGACAAGCGCGCGCCGTCCTATGACGAGCCTTGCGGCATCCGCGATCTGTTGGGCGGGCTTGAGAAGTTCGGCTGGGAACCTGTTGAAGAGGTCGGCCCAGATGGAACAAGAAACGTCATTGCCCTGAAAGGCGAGGACGGCGCGGTCAGCCTTGAACCGGCAGGACAGCTGGAGCTATCGGGCGCGCCGCTCGAAAACCTGCACCAGACCTGCGCGGAAACCGGACGGCACTTGGTGCAGGTCAAGGAAGTCGGCGAGAAATGCGGCGTCGGCTACCTCGGCCTCGGGATGTGGCCGGACAAGACCCGCGCTGAGCTGCCGATCATGCCCAAGGGCCGCTACGACATCATGCTGCGCCATATGCCACGCGTCGGCACGATGGGACTCGACATGATGCTGCGCACCTGCACCATCCAGGTAAACCTCGATTACCAGTCCGAAGCCGACATGGTGAAGAAGTTCCGCGTTGGCCTGGCCCTGCAACCGCTGGCGACCGCGCTGTTCGCCAATTCGCCCTTTACCGAAGGCAAGCCCAACGGGTTCCTGTCCTACCGCTCGCACATCTGGTCGGACACCGATCCGGCGCGCACCGGGATGCTGCCCTTCGTGTTCGAGGACGGTTTCGGCTATGAACGCTGGGCGCGGTATATGCTTGATGTGCCGATGTATTTCGTCTTCCGCGACGGAAAATACATCGACGCAGCGGGCCTGTCCTTCCGCGATTTCCTCGATGGCAAGCTGTCCGTGCTCCCCGGCGAGCGCCCGACGCAGAGCGACTGGTGGGACCACCTCTCGACCGCCTTCCCCGAAGTGCGGCTGAAGAGCTTCCTCGAAATGCGCGGCGCGGATGGGGGGCCGTGGAGCCGCATTTGCGCCCTGCCCGCTTTCTGGGTCGGGCTGCTGTATGATCAAGGCGCGCTCGATGCAGCGTGGGATCTGGTCAAGGGCTGGACGATGGAGGAGCGCGAACGGCTCCGCAATGAAGTGCCGCGCCTTGCGCTTGCCACTCGCTCGCCGGATGGCGGCACCTTGCAGGATCTGGGGCGCGAGGTGCTCAAGATCGCGCATTCAGGGCTGAAGGCCCGCGCGCGCCTCAATGCCAGCGGCGACAACGAGACCGGCTACCTCGAAACGCTCGACGAAATCGTCGCAAGTGGCAAGGTCCCGGCCCAGCGCCTGCTCGATGCCTATAATGGCGAGTGGAACGGGGACATCTCCCGCGTCTATGAACAGTCGTTCTGAGGGAGAGTGACACTATGCTGATCGTGCTGGCCAAGGCCAAGGTAGGCGAAGGCGCAATGGAACCGGCGCGCGCGGCGATTGCCGATATGGTCGCGGCTTCCAATGCGGAGGCCGGGTGCATCGCCTATGCGTTCACGCAGGACGTGCTCGATCCTTCGGTGCTGCACATCGTCGAGAAGTGGGTGGACGATGCCGCCCTCGCCGCGCATTTCGCGACGCCGCATATGGCGGCCTTCGGCGCCGCGATCAGTGGGCTCGATTTTCAGGTGGTCGAAGCGCTCAAGTTCAACACCGATGAAGGCGCACCGGTGATGTGATCCTACTCCGCCGGGAAGGGATGCGTCTCTTCGCGGCGGGGCACGGAGCTACCGGTAAGCGTCCGCTTCAGACGCGCGAGCGGCGCGGTGATCAGGCCGTGCTGCTCCATCCATGCGTGATAATCGCGATACTTGGGATCTTCGGCGAGAAGGTGCGCCTCTTCGGTCCGGGCACGCCAATAGTAGATGCCGTTGACGACCAGCAGGAACACCGAATTGCGGATGGCATCCGCCAGCGACCCGTTGGTCACCAGGAACGGCAGGACTGACGCCCACCAGAACAGGTTCTTCGACAGATAGGCCGGGTGGCGGGTGAAGCGATACGGCCCGTGGGTCAGCACGCCGCGATAGGTGAGGTTCGAAAAGCGGATGCCGAACACCACCGTCGCCCAGGCGTAAATGCCTGTCAGCATCAGCAGGACGCCGCCCCACGCCCACAGCAGCGCGTCATTCCCGGCAAACCAGTGCGCCCAGCCGGGGGTGCCGAATTCATAGCTCAGGATTTGGTCGTTCGGCCCGATGATCCCCCACACGAACGGCGGATAGCACAGCAGCGCCGCCAGCCAGCCTGCGAGGAACGGGTTGCCGGAACGGATGTGGGAATCGAGCGGGCGCAGGGTCAGCAGGTAGCCGACCGTGCCGATCTGGGCGTCGATCACGAACAACAGCGTGACCAGCAGCATCACGAATTCGACAGGATTGGCAATAAGTTGCGCCGGACTGCTCTCGACGATCTGAGCAAAGCCGGGCGGCAGGATCGAGATCATGAAGGCGCCGAAAAAGCCCTTGATCGCCCACGCCCGCCAGTGCTTGGCGATGGTGCCGCCGTCCCATTGCTCGCGTCCGATGACCCCGCCGCCGAGCACGAAGGCACCGAACTGGAAGGTCGCATCGCGTGGCTCGACCAGATAGCGGTCGATCCAGATGACGTAGGGAACGGAGAGGATTACGAGCGGCAGGATGGCGATGGTCAGCACCTCCATCGCGAACAGATAATTGCCCGACCAGTACCACCGCGCCAAAGCATAGAACGCCGCGAGCAGCGCCCAGGTCGCCCACAGTCCGCACAATTTCACCACCGATACCGGCAGCACTTCGGCGACCGGGCGGGCGAGTTTCCAGTCGATCCCGGTTGAGGGGCGCAGGTGGACCTTGTCGATCAACACCGACCACAGGGCCATCGGCGCGGCCGTGAACAGCATCGCGGCGAGCGCGGCGTAAGGGCCGGAGAGCACACCCCGCTCCCCTGCCAAGCCGCCGCCCAGCCCCAGCACGCCCGCGATCTCGGGGTAGGATCGGCAGAAGGCGATCCATACAAACAGCCCCGCCAACCCGGCAAACCCCACGCCGGACGAAACGTCGCTTTCGGGGCGGCGCACCGGCGGCGCGGTGCGCGATGTTGGAACGGGCGAGAACGGCGCGGTCATAGCCGCTCTGCCCTACAGCCTATTGGTTAACAGCTCGGCAAAACGCGCCCGAAACCGGGTCAAAAAGGCATAGGCCGCGACCAAAGGCGGGTCAAACAGGGTTCAACCGGGGGCAAACGCCCATCAGCCGACAAACCCCTGTTGGAACCTACTTCCAGGCGTGGATCGTGCCAGCATCATCCATCAGGTAGAGCATCCCGTCAGCAACCAGCGGCGGCAGGCTGACCGGTTGGCCGATATCGGCAAACAGCGAGGCCGAGCCTTCGCCCGCGCTGATCTTCCACATCTCGCCGCGCGAGCTGGCGACCCACAGGTGGCCGCCTGCCAGCACCGGGCCGGTCCAGAAGATCGGGCCCTTCTTGTCCTCTTCGTCCTTGTAGCGCTGCAACTGCGTGATCCAGCGCACCCGGCCCGAAGACCGAGCGATGGCGAGCAGGCGCGCGTCATCGGTGAGCGTGAAGATCCACTCACCCGCAATCGCCGGGGTGGAAATGCCCGCAAGGTTCAATTCCCAGATGCGCTGGCCGGTGACCAGTTCATAGGCGGCCATGCGACCGCCTTGCCCGAGCGCATAGACCCGGCCGGAATCGATGATCGGATCGGCGTCGATATCGGTGATCGAGCCGACCGTGGTCGAGATATTGGTGCGCGCCAAGGCGTCCGACCACAGGGTGCGCCCGTTCTCGTAGCGATAGGCCGACAGCTCGCCGCTCGAATAGCCAGCGACGATCGTGCCCTGCCCGGCCGCGGGTGCCGCCACGCCGAACACGCCCGACTGGGTGTTCGAACCCGATTCGTCCCACATCAGCGAGCCATCGTTGATGTTGAGCGAGATGATCTGGTTGTCCTGCGTCATCACGAACAGCTGGCCGAAAGCAATCGTCGGCGATCCGCGCATCGGGCCTGCGGGCTTGACCTTCCAGATCACTTCGCCGGTCTCGGCGTTGACAGCCTTCACATCGCCCACGCCGTTGGTGGCATAGAGCTTGCCTGCTTCGTAGCTCACCCCGCCGCCGAAGGCGGACGGTGCCTGATCCTTGGTCATGTCATCTTCGCCGCGGGTCCACAGCTTGGCGCCGGTGGCCTTGTCGAAGGCGACAATCACGCCGTCCGTGCCTTCGGCGAACAGCTTGCCGCTGCCCACCACCGGGGCCGAGGCAAGGCGCATCCGATTGGTCGAGCCTGCGACGCTGGCGGTCCACACCTTGGTGGGGTTTTCCGACAGAGCGAGGTGGCCATAGGACTTGCTCGCCGCGCCGCCGGTCTGACCCCATTCGGGGTTGGTGCGCTGCGGCGGCAGGACGACAGAAATCCCGGCCAGCGCCGGATCGACCTCGGCCCCGCTTTCGATCCGCGAAAGGATCGGCGTACGGTTGCCAATCGTCGG from uncultured Erythrobacter sp. includes:
- a CDS encoding ABC transporter ATP-binding protein encodes the protein MLELNSVSHVYPNGTRALDDVTLTIPKGMFGLLGPNGAGKSTLMRTIATLQAPTQGSIRFGDIDVLAEPDRLRRTLGYLPQDFGVYPRVSAYQMLDHMAVLKGVNNTSERKAMVEHLLNQTNLWNVRGKAIAGFSGGMRQRFGIAQALIGEPELIIVDEPTAGLDPEERNRFLNLLAGIGENVVVILSTHIVDDVADLCPRMAVLAGGKLRLEGAPHDLIASTQGRVWQRTVPHTQLAEMQAAYEVISHRFFAGDIVVHVLSDSQPEGFTPVSGGLEDVYFATLAETRRAPAAQAA
- the soxR gene encoding redox-sensitive transcriptional activator SoxR → MTARLKPSDLLSIGEIARRTGLSVSAIRFYEDKRLIEPVRSGGNQRRFLRSDIRRLSFILIAQRLGLSLTEIEAELAKLPQGRTPTTHDWEAISAAIRARLDERIAELTRTRDRLDGCIGCGCLSLTHCAIWNPDDQLAEQGPGPRKLIG
- a CDS encoding VOC family protein; translated protein: MPNGYLEHINITVSDIERSAALLRDLMGWHDRWRGPSQLGGETIHVGGEADYIAVYTKGAPLKRFSKGMPLNHVGLVVDDLDAAEAVVKAAGLEPFNHADYEPGRRFYFFDWDGIEFEMVSYA
- a CDS encoding SOS response-associated peptidase family protein, with amino-acid sequence MCNLYRMTKPVTEVAAWFDAVPAAEGANFAEEVYPGYPGLVVADGAVRPMTWGFPLVLKGAKGQPLKPKPVNNARTDKLGTFFWRHAFEERRCLIPLTAWAEAEGAKGRMTRTWLSVPDAPLLAAAGVWRQSEEWGACYAMVMTDSEGSDAAAVHTRMPVLLAPDDQAKWTGGTPDEALALCRAWQGPLAIDRTPDPWVRGAAHQPTPSQPGLL
- the ubiA gene encoding 4-hydroxybenzoate octaprenyltransferase: MTDQVVPDSEHRGLVARLPQLPRDLALLARFDRPIGWWLLFWPCVFGVWLAGAGPQPVLLGWLLLGSIAMRGAGCVYNDIVDADLDAQVARTALRPVASGRVSKRLAWGWLLALCLVGLTVLLQLRWQAQLVALGSLALVAAYPFMKRITWWPQAWLGMVFNWGLLVGWTELRFDNWPALAAVYAGCIAWVIGYDTIYALQDREDDAMVGIRSSALAMGARVTGGVAAFYAGAVGLWGLGFWLYRPDPLVLLALVPVAAHLAWQVATLNTDDPENPLARFRSNRWAGALMAAACFVVGNAGA
- a CDS encoding 16S rRNA (uracil(1498)-N(3))-methyltransferase produces the protein MPATPAWPPKSAPRLFVAGPLAAGTAVRIEGNPAHYLARVMRVAPGDAVILCDDMTGEWAARVMDAGKRDVLLDVVEKLREREAVPDLWLCPALLKKDRFDLILEKATELGAARIQPLVTRRCVADKLNLERARTITTEAAEQCARTALPELADPVKLDALIASWPNDRALFFADENGGEPAVQAFASLGESPRGRGPQAGEREPEEGPRLRGGSQYAKAAILTGPEGGFDEAERAAIRAHPAARPITLGPRILRGETAAIAALAAWMATAGDW
- a CDS encoding glutamate--cysteine ligase; translation: MSTREASTADDPVIESLDQLVTPMLKGEKPPERWRIGTEHEKLVYKHSDKRAPSYDEPCGIRDLLGGLEKFGWEPVEEVGPDGTRNVIALKGEDGAVSLEPAGQLELSGAPLENLHQTCAETGRHLVQVKEVGEKCGVGYLGLGMWPDKTRAELPIMPKGRYDIMLRHMPRVGTMGLDMMLRTCTIQVNLDYQSEADMVKKFRVGLALQPLATALFANSPFTEGKPNGFLSYRSHIWSDTDPARTGMLPFVFEDGFGYERWARYMLDVPMYFVFRDGKYIDAAGLSFRDFLDGKLSVLPGERPTQSDWWDHLSTAFPEVRLKSFLEMRGADGGPWSRICALPAFWVGLLYDQGALDAAWDLVKGWTMEERERLRNEVPRLALATRSPDGGTLQDLGREVLKIAHSGLKARARLNASGDNETGYLETLDEIVASGKVPAQRLLDAYNGEWNGDISRVYEQSF
- a CDS encoding putative quinol monooxygenase, whose amino-acid sequence is MLIVLAKAKVGEGAMEPARAAIADMVAASNAEAGCIAYAFTQDVLDPSVLHIVEKWVDDAALAAHFATPHMAAFGAAISGLDFQVVEALKFNTDEGAPVM
- a CDS encoding DUF1295 domain-containing protein, which translates into the protein MTAPFSPVPTSRTAPPVRRPESDVSSGVGFAGLAGLFVWIAFCRSYPEIAGVLGLGGGLAGERGVLSGPYAALAAMLFTAAPMALWSVLIDKVHLRPSTGIDWKLARPVAEVLPVSVVKLCGLWATWALLAAFYALARWYWSGNYLFAMEVLTIAILPLVILSVPYVIWIDRYLVEPRDATFQFGAFVLGGGVIGREQWDGGTIAKHWRAWAIKGFFGAFMISILPPGFAQIVESSPAQLIANPVEFVMLLVTLLFVIDAQIGTVGYLLTLRPLDSHIRSGNPFLAGWLAALLCYPPFVWGIIGPNDQILSYEFGTPGWAHWFAGNDALLWAWGGVLLMLTGIYAWATVVFGIRFSNLTYRGVLTHGPYRFTRHPAYLSKNLFWWASVLPFLVTNGSLADAIRNSVFLLVVNGIYYWRARTEEAHLLAEDPKYRDYHAWMEQHGLITAPLARLKRTLTGSSVPRREETHPFPAE
- a CDS encoding PQQ-like beta-propeller repeat protein encodes the protein MKFARAALLAGLAAASLTGCKGGLFGGGDEKTTPTIGNRTPILSRIESGAEVDPALAGISVVLPPQRTNPEWGQTGGAASKSYGHLALSENPTKVWTASVAGSTNRMRLASAPVVGSGKLFAEGTDGVIVAFDKATGAKLWTRGEDDMTKDQAPSAFGGGVSYEAGKLYATNGVGDVKAVNAETGEVIWKVKPAGPMRGSPTIAFGQLFVMTQDNQIISLNINDGSLMWDESGSNTQSGVFGVAAPAAGQGTIVAGYSSGELSAYRYENGRTLWSDALARTNISTTVGSITDIDADPIIDSGRVYALGQGGRMAAYELVTGQRIWELNLAGISTPAIAGEWIFTLTDDARLLAIARSSGRVRWITQLQRYKDEEDKKGPIFWTGPVLAGGHLWVASSRGEMWKISAGEGSASLFADIGQPVSLPPLVADGMLYLMDDAGTIHAWK